A single window of Streptomyces griseoviridis DNA harbors:
- a CDS encoding alpha/beta hydrolase: MGLTSNKVLVLAILFAVLLFGGTVWLWPRLAGRTWRSVSGRVGLLLATQLALFMSLGLAANQAFGFYASWADLFGREKDQGVVVNHTALGGSGGPLQVVDTTRVAGPDGSRPQVGGEIQKVDIVGTTTHIATPAYVYLPPEYFQARFRTRTFPAAVVLTGYPGTAEALYSKLHYPRTAQQLTKDGRMQPMILVMMRPTVAPPRDTECVDIPGGPQTETFFAKDLPDAVLAHYRVGREPGSWGIIGDSTGGYCALKLAMHHPRVYAAGVGLSPYYKAPIDPTTGDLFQGDKGVRDRSDLWWCLKHMPAPNTSLLVSSSRIGESNYADTMKFIGRVEATGVTRISSIILESGGHNFNTWRREIPPALQWLSGRLSDR, translated from the coding sequence ATGGGTCTGACGAGCAACAAGGTGCTGGTACTGGCGATCTTGTTCGCCGTACTGCTGTTCGGTGGCACGGTGTGGCTGTGGCCGAGGCTGGCCGGGCGGACCTGGCGGTCCGTCAGCGGGCGCGTCGGCCTGCTGCTCGCCACCCAGTTGGCCCTCTTCATGTCGCTCGGCCTCGCCGCGAACCAGGCCTTCGGGTTCTACGCGAGCTGGGCGGACCTGTTCGGCCGCGAGAAGGACCAGGGCGTCGTCGTCAACCACACGGCGCTCGGCGGCTCCGGCGGTCCCCTCCAGGTCGTCGACACCACCCGGGTGGCCGGTCCCGACGGCTCCCGCCCGCAGGTCGGCGGCGAGATCCAGAAGGTCGACATCGTGGGCACCACCACCCACATCGCGACCCCCGCCTACGTGTACCTGCCCCCGGAGTACTTCCAGGCCCGCTTCCGCACCCGGACGTTCCCCGCGGCCGTCGTCCTCACCGGGTACCCGGGCACCGCGGAGGCCCTCTACAGCAAGCTGCACTACCCGCGCACCGCGCAGCAGCTCACCAAGGACGGCCGGATGCAGCCGATGATCCTGGTGATGATGCGGCCGACCGTGGCGCCGCCCCGGGACACCGAGTGCGTCGACATCCCCGGCGGCCCGCAGACCGAGACGTTCTTCGCCAAGGACCTCCCCGACGCCGTCCTCGCGCACTACCGGGTGGGCCGCGAGCCGGGCAGCTGGGGCATCATCGGCGACTCCACCGGCGGCTACTGCGCGCTGAAGCTCGCCATGCACCACCCGCGGGTGTACGCGGCGGGCGTCGGCCTCTCGCCGTACTACAAGGCGCCGATCGACCCCACCACGGGCGATCTGTTCCAGGGCGACAAGGGCGTGCGCGACCGCTCCGACCTCTGGTGGTGCCTCAAGCACATGCCGGCGCCGAACACTTCACTGCTCGTCAGCAGCAGCCGTATCGGGGAATCCAACTACGCGGACACGATGAAGTTCATAGGGCGTGTGGAGGCCACCGGCGTCACCCGGATCTCGTCGATCATCCTGGAAAGCGGCGGCCACAACTTCAACACCTGGCGGCGCGAGATTCCGCCCGCTCTCCAGTGGCTCAGCGGACGGCTCAGCGACCGCTGA
- a CDS encoding PH domain-containing protein: protein MTTPGVADAVAVEKPAGERRLHPVTPLRRAWAPVTVLIGWAVHDPDQAQRQLTRLTTTTLLIALAVLIPAAALYGFLSWWFTHFSVTDSELRIRTGLLFRRTAHIRLERVQAIDITQPLLARVAGVAKLKLDVIGAAKKDELAFLGADEARALRAELLARAAGFAPETAREVGEAPAREILRTPPRDLVFALLLTGATWGSLAAALVVPPLLWLATHNVWTVLATALPLLGTAGASSVGRFVSEYDWTVGESPDGLRIDHGLLDRVHETVPPGRVQTVRIVEPLLWRWRGWVRVELDVAGSSNSVLVPVAPRAVAEAVVARVHPGVAVPARSALSRPPRRAWPSVPLWWRGQGIAVSDAVFVTRHGLLRGRLALVPHAKVQSVRVSQGPWRRLWRLADVHVDTGANKTVTARLRDADEAAALLRAQAERSRTGRRDARPDRWMAS from the coding sequence GTGACGACGCCGGGCGTCGCGGACGCCGTCGCGGTCGAGAAGCCCGCGGGCGAGCGCAGGCTGCACCCGGTGACGCCGCTGCGGCGGGCCTGGGCGCCGGTGACCGTGCTCATCGGCTGGGCCGTGCACGACCCGGACCAGGCGCAGCGGCAGCTGACCCGGCTGACCACCACCACGCTGCTGATCGCGCTCGCCGTGCTGATCCCGGCCGCCGCCCTGTACGGCTTCCTCAGCTGGTGGTTCACCCACTTCTCGGTGACCGACTCCGAACTGCGCATCCGCACCGGGCTGTTGTTCAGGCGCACCGCGCACATCCGGCTCGAACGCGTCCAGGCGATCGACATCACCCAGCCGCTCCTGGCCCGGGTGGCGGGCGTCGCCAAGCTGAAGCTCGACGTCATAGGCGCGGCCAAGAAGGACGAGCTGGCCTTCCTCGGGGCGGACGAGGCGCGGGCGCTGCGCGCGGAACTCCTGGCGCGCGCCGCCGGTTTCGCGCCCGAGACGGCGCGCGAGGTCGGTGAGGCGCCGGCGCGCGAGATCCTCCGCACGCCCCCGCGTGATCTGGTGTTCGCCCTGCTGCTGACCGGCGCCACCTGGGGTTCGCTGGCCGCGGCCCTGGTCGTGCCGCCGCTGCTCTGGCTGGCCACCCACAACGTGTGGACGGTCCTGGCGACCGCACTGCCGCTGCTGGGCACGGCGGGCGCGAGCAGCGTGGGCCGGTTCGTCTCCGAGTACGACTGGACGGTCGGCGAGTCGCCCGACGGGCTGCGCATCGACCACGGGCTGCTCGACCGCGTCCACGAGACCGTGCCGCCCGGCCGGGTGCAGACCGTGCGGATCGTGGAGCCGCTGCTGTGGCGGTGGCGCGGCTGGGTGCGGGTGGAGCTCGACGTGGCCGGCTCGTCGAACTCCGTGCTGGTGCCGGTGGCGCCGCGCGCGGTCGCCGAGGCCGTCGTCGCGCGGGTGCATCCCGGGGTGGCGGTGCCCGCGCGCTCCGCGCTCTCCCGGCCGCCGCGCCGGGCCTGGCCGTCCGTGCCGCTGTGGTGGCGGGGGCAGGGGATCGCGGTGTCCGACGCGGTGTTCGTCACCCGGCACGGGCTGCTGCGCGGCAGGCTGGCGCTGGTGCCGCACGCGAAGGTGCAGAGCGTACGGGTCTCCCAGGGGCCGTGGCGGCGGCTGTGGCGGCTCGCGGACGTCCATGTGGACACCGGGGCCAACAAGACCGTCACGGCCCGGCTGCGGGACGCCGACGAGGCCGCCGCCCTGCTGCGCGCCCAGGCGGAACGATCCCGCACGGGCCGCCGGGACGCCCGCCCCGACCGCTGGATGGCGTCCTAG
- a CDS encoding PH domain-containing protein, which produces MDTGSARDTGGAQGGTDEPGGADEPGWTGLPPGLLRMRRLLLVVWLGLLAVAAGLLPGFFAGPAWAAFALLPLALMAWGWTLLGRNWRSWRYAERADDLLLSRGVLWRTETVVPYGRMQLVEVTSGPVERHFGLASVQLHTAAAATDATIPGLDPREAERLRDRLTELGEARSAGL; this is translated from the coding sequence ATGGATACGGGGAGCGCGCGGGACACGGGCGGGGCGCAGGGCGGAACGGACGAGCCGGGCGGAGCGGACGAGCCGGGCTGGACGGGGCTGCCACCGGGGCTGCTGCGGATGCGGCGGCTGCTGCTCGTGGTGTGGCTGGGACTGCTCGCGGTCGCGGCGGGGCTGCTGCCCGGCTTCTTCGCCGGGCCCGCGTGGGCCGCGTTCGCGCTGCTCCCGCTGGCCCTGATGGCGTGGGGCTGGACGCTGCTCGGCCGCAACTGGCGCTCCTGGCGGTACGCCGAGCGCGCCGACGACCTGCTGCTGAGCCGGGGTGTGCTGTGGCGCACCGAGACGGTCGTGCCGTACGGGCGGATGCAGTTGGTCGAGGTGACGTCGGGTCCCGTGGAACGGCACTTCGGGCTGGCCAGCGTGCAGCTGCACACCGCCGCGGCGGCCACCGACGCGACCATCCCCGGCCTCGACCCGCGGGAGGCGGAACGGCTCCGCGACCGGCTCACCGAGCTGGGCGAGGCCCGATCGGCGGGGCTGTGA
- a CDS encoding NADH-quinone oxidoreductase subunit D codes for MTPTTETTVGIGGAAESTDMVLNIGPQHPSTHGVLRLRLVLDGERVTRAEPVIGYMHRGAEKLFEARDYRQIIMLANRHDWLSAFSNELGVVLAVERMLGMEVPPRAVWTRTLLAELNRVLNHLMFLGSYPLELGGITPVFHAFREREVLQNVMEEVSGGRMHYMFNRVGGLKEDLPAGWTSRARDAVAAVRSRMDVYDDLVLGNEIFRARTRGVGVLTPEAVHAYGVSGPIARASGVDFDLRRDEPYLAYGELAGTLRVAGRREGDCLARFEVLLEQTHAALDLADACLDRIADLPPGPINQRLPKVLKAPEGHTYAWTENPLGINGYYLVSRGEKTPYRLKLRSASFNNIQALAELLPGTLVSDMVAILGSLFFVVGDIDK; via the coding sequence ATGACTCCTACGACGGAGACGACCGTCGGCATCGGCGGCGCCGCGGAGAGCACCGACATGGTGCTCAACATCGGCCCGCAGCACCCCTCCACGCACGGCGTGCTGCGGCTGCGGCTGGTCCTCGACGGCGAGCGCGTCACGCGCGCGGAGCCGGTGATCGGCTATATGCACCGGGGTGCCGAGAAGCTGTTCGAGGCCCGCGACTACCGGCAGATCATCATGCTGGCCAACCGCCACGACTGGCTGTCGGCCTTCTCCAACGAGCTGGGCGTGGTCCTCGCCGTGGAGCGGATGCTCGGCATGGAGGTGCCGCCCCGCGCGGTGTGGACGCGCACGCTGCTCGCCGAGCTGAACCGGGTCCTCAACCACCTGATGTTCCTCGGCTCCTACCCGCTGGAACTCGGCGGGATCACCCCGGTCTTCCACGCCTTCCGGGAGCGGGAGGTCCTCCAGAACGTCATGGAGGAGGTGTCGGGCGGCCGGATGCACTACATGTTCAACCGGGTCGGCGGCCTCAAGGAGGACCTGCCCGCGGGCTGGACGTCCCGCGCGCGGGACGCCGTCGCCGCCGTCCGCTCCCGCATGGACGTCTACGACGACCTGGTGCTCGGCAACGAGATCTTCCGGGCGCGCACCCGGGGCGTGGGCGTCCTCACGCCGGAGGCCGTGCACGCGTACGGGGTGAGCGGGCCCATCGCGCGCGCCTCGGGCGTCGACTTCGACCTGCGCCGCGACGAGCCGTACCTCGCCTACGGGGAACTGGCCGGCACGCTGCGGGTCGCCGGGCGGCGGGAGGGCGACTGCCTGGCCCGCTTCGAGGTGCTCCTCGAACAGACCCACGCCGCGCTCGACCTCGCCGACGCCTGCCTCGACCGGATCGCCGACCTACCGCCCGGCCCGATCAACCAGCGGCTGCCGAAGGTCCTCAAGGCCCCCGAGGGCCACACCTACGCGTGGACCGAGAACCCGCTCGGTATCAACGGCTACTACCTCGTCAGCCGGGGCGAGAAGACCCCGTACCGGCTGAAGCTGCGCTCGGCGTCGTTCAACAACATCCAGGCCCTGGCTGAGCTGCTGCCGGGGACGCTGGTGTCGGACATGGTGGCGATCCTGGGCTCGCTGTTCTTCGTGGTCGGCGACATCGACAAGTAG
- a CDS encoding SAM-dependent methyltransferase, whose product MIDGTAGGTRGWQGWRGWREAAEEALYGPGGFYHRDEGPAGHFRTSVHASPLFAAAVARLLCRVDDVLGRPSALDFVDMAAGRGELAVGVLAALPAQVAARTRVHAVERAARPAGLDARVHWRSAPPQGATGLLFANEWLDNVPVDVAETDAAGVPRRVLVRADGAERLGEPVTGAAADWLARWWPLPSERGLRAEIGLPRDLAWAAAVGGLERGLAVAVDYAHTVDARPPFGTLTGFRDGRGTAPVPDGSCDLTAHVALDACAHAPAGPLPAPRLLPQRDALRALGIDGARPPLALASTHPAAYLRALASAGEAAELTATGGLGDFGWLLQPVAVPDPRELFPTGG is encoded by the coding sequence GTGATCGACGGGACTGCGGGCGGTACACGCGGGTGGCAGGGGTGGCGCGGCTGGCGGGAGGCAGCCGAGGAGGCGCTGTACGGGCCGGGCGGTTTCTACCACAGGGACGAGGGTCCCGCCGGGCACTTCCGTACCTCGGTGCACGCCTCGCCGCTGTTCGCCGCGGCCGTGGCCCGGCTGCTGTGCCGGGTGGACGACGTGCTCGGGCGGCCCTCCGCGCTCGACTTCGTCGACATGGCGGCGGGCCGCGGTGAACTCGCCGTCGGCGTGCTGGCCGCGCTGCCCGCCCAGGTCGCGGCCCGCACCCGGGTCCACGCGGTGGAGCGCGCCGCGAGACCCGCCGGCCTGGACGCCCGGGTCCACTGGCGGTCGGCGCCGCCCCAGGGCGCCACCGGGCTGCTGTTCGCCAACGAGTGGCTGGACAACGTGCCCGTCGACGTCGCGGAGACCGACGCGGCGGGCGTGCCCCGCCGGGTGCTGGTGCGCGCGGACGGCGCCGAGCGCCTCGGGGAGCCGGTCACCGGGGCCGCCGCCGACTGGCTGGCGCGCTGGTGGCCGCTGCCGTCGGAGCGGGGGCTGCGGGCGGAGATCGGGCTGCCGAGGGACCTGGCCTGGGCGGCGGCGGTCGGCGGCCTCGAACGCGGCCTCGCGGTCGCCGTCGACTACGCGCACACCGTGGACGCCCGCCCGCCGTTCGGCACCCTGACCGGCTTCCGGGACGGGCGCGGGACGGCCCCGGTGCCGGACGGCTCGTGCGACCTCACCGCCCATGTGGCGCTCGACGCCTGCGCGCACGCCCCCGCCGGCCCGCTCCCCGCGCCCCGGCTGCTGCCCCAGCGGGACGCCCTGCGCGCCCTCGGTATCGACGGCGCACGCCCCCCGCTGGCGCTCGCCTCCACACACCCCGCCGCCTACCTCCGCGCCCTCGCGAGCGCCGGTGAGGCGGCGGAGCTGACCGCCACCGGCGGCCTGGGCGACTTCGGCTGGCTGCTGCAACCGGTCGCCGTGCCGGACCCCCGGGAGCTGTTCCCCACCGGCGGCTGA
- a CDS encoding sensor histidine kinase, whose amino-acid sequence MQRLYDYLRRHPTRVDTFWAVVLFGMSVVGEAARADVRGTGDPLLGVPIALLLCLVIALRRRMPEKMLLLSIVIGVAQVLLNVAAGPADFAMLVIVYTVAATGARWASRTALALGLCAAPLAQLRWPNDQTSFLGNIAIMVFQTVPFALAWVLGDSIRTRRAYFAQLEERAARLEKEREAQAKVAVAAERARIARELHDVVAHNVSVMVVQADGAAYVLDAAPDQAKKALETISSTGRQALAEMRRLLGVLRTGEHQEAGEYVPQPDVEQMGDLIEQCRTSGLPVDFKVEGTPRPLPSGVELTAYRIVQEALTNTRKHGGPNTGASVRLVYFDDGLGLLVEDDGKGAPHELYEEGGPDGQGHGLIGMRERVGMVGGTLDAGPRPGGGFRISALLPLKPAH is encoded by the coding sequence GTGCAGCGTCTCTATGACTACCTCCGCAGACACCCGACCAGGGTCGACACCTTCTGGGCCGTCGTCCTGTTCGGGATGTCGGTGGTGGGGGAAGCGGCCCGCGCGGACGTGCGGGGCACCGGCGACCCGCTCCTCGGCGTGCCGATCGCGCTGCTGCTCTGCCTGGTCATCGCGCTGCGGCGGCGGATGCCCGAGAAGATGCTGCTGCTGTCGATCGTGATCGGCGTGGCCCAGGTGCTGCTGAACGTCGCGGCCGGGCCCGCCGACTTCGCGATGCTGGTCATCGTCTACACGGTCGCGGCGACCGGCGCCCGCTGGGCCTCCCGCACCGCGCTCGCCCTCGGGCTGTGCGCCGCGCCGCTCGCCCAACTGCGCTGGCCCAACGACCAGACGAGCTTCCTCGGCAACATCGCGATCATGGTCTTCCAGACCGTGCCGTTCGCGCTCGCCTGGGTGCTCGGCGACTCCATCCGCACCCGTCGCGCCTACTTCGCGCAGCTGGAGGAGCGCGCCGCCCGCCTGGAGAAGGAGCGCGAGGCGCAGGCCAAGGTCGCCGTCGCCGCCGAGCGCGCCCGCATCGCCCGCGAACTGCACGACGTCGTCGCCCACAACGTGTCCGTGATGGTGGTCCAGGCCGACGGCGCCGCCTACGTCCTGGACGCCGCCCCCGACCAGGCCAAGAAGGCCCTGGAGACGATCTCCTCCACCGGCAGGCAGGCCCTCGCCGAGATGCGCCGCCTGCTGGGCGTGCTGCGCACCGGCGAGCACCAGGAGGCCGGCGAGTACGTCCCGCAGCCCGACGTCGAGCAGATGGGCGACCTGATCGAGCAGTGCCGCACCTCGGGCCTGCCCGTCGACTTCAAGGTGGAGGGCACCCCGCGCCCGCTGCCCAGCGGCGTCGAGCTGACGGCGTACCGCATCGTGCAGGAGGCGCTCACCAACACCCGCAAGCACGGCGGCCCCAACACCGGCGCGAGCGTCCGGCTCGTCTACTTCGACGACGGCCTCGGACTCCTCGTCGAGGACGACGGCAAGGGCGCCCCGCACGAGCTGTACGAGGAGGGCGGGCCCGACGGCCAGGGACACGGTCTGATCGGCATGCGCGAGCGGGTCGGTATGGTCGGCGGCACGCTCGACGCGGGGCCGCGGCCGGGCGGGGGGTTCCGGATCAGCGCCCTGCTCCCGCTCAAACCCGCGCACTGA
- a CDS encoding response regulator: MTIRVMLVDDQVLLRTGFRMVLAAQPDMEVVAEAGDGVEALQVLAATAVDVVLMDVRMPKLDGVETTRRICLEPEPPKVLILTTFDLDEYAFSGLKAGASGFMLKDVPPGELLTAIRSVHSGDAVVAPSTTRRLLDRFAPMLPSTGKEPKHKGIERLTEREREVMILVAQGLSNGEIAAGLVLSEATVKTHVGRILTKLGLRDRVQVVVLAYETGLVRAGGLG; the protein is encoded by the coding sequence ATGACGATCCGCGTGATGCTCGTGGACGACCAGGTGCTGCTGCGCACCGGATTCCGCATGGTGCTCGCCGCGCAGCCGGACATGGAGGTCGTCGCCGAGGCCGGGGACGGCGTCGAGGCCCTCCAGGTGCTGGCCGCGACCGCCGTCGACGTCGTCCTGATGGACGTCCGGATGCCGAAGCTCGACGGCGTGGAGACCACCCGGCGGATCTGCCTCGAACCGGAGCCGCCGAAGGTGCTCATTCTGACCACCTTCGACCTCGACGAGTACGCGTTCTCCGGTCTCAAGGCGGGCGCGTCCGGCTTCATGCTGAAGGACGTGCCGCCCGGCGAACTCCTCACCGCGATCCGCTCCGTGCACAGCGGCGACGCCGTGGTGGCGCCCTCGACCACCCGGCGGCTGCTCGACCGGTTCGCGCCGATGCTGCCCAGCACCGGCAAGGAGCCGAAGCACAAGGGGATCGAGCGGCTCACCGAGCGGGAGCGCGAGGTGATGATCCTGGTCGCGCAGGGCCTGTCGAACGGCGAGATCGCCGCCGGGCTCGTCCTCTCCGAGGCGACCGTGAAGACGCATGTGGGCCGCATCCTCACCAAGCTGGGGCTGCGCGACCGGGTCCAGGTGGTGGTCCTCGCCTACGAGACGGGCCTGGTGCGCGCGGGCGGCCTCGGCTGA
- a CDS encoding DUF5937 family protein codes for MSVHIDIAGLRPERVAVVPSPLAELGMALHAMSEPGHHPGLQAWATGVTARLDPHLADRMSEADFLWRTTFSDLFMPFAGVPGRTTLPGGTIAEDLDLLDKLSDEQFVEAALEFTCALSYGAPGPMLLGDPELRRRALELAAARGPRQVRFSQRLLTDPPRIRAWFRQFVEDCDESFYAETWARMGHQLAADARHKTELLRRRGMAEALAAVSPAAMVDAGGTRITVDKLGDGRTSTGDGGLLLVPTSMGWPHLSVLHRYGWQPVLHYPVGSPELASPPSVEQLALRMTALSHPVRMRICRHLARSAYTTSELARAHGMTAPEISRHLGVLKKAGLLTTRRRGRYVLHQLDVTVVARLGSDFLEGILR; via the coding sequence ATGAGCGTGCACATCGACATCGCGGGGCTGCGGCCGGAGAGGGTCGCCGTCGTGCCCTCTCCGCTGGCCGAGCTGGGCATGGCGCTGCACGCGATGTCCGAGCCGGGCCACCACCCCGGCCTCCAGGCGTGGGCGACGGGCGTGACGGCCCGCCTCGACCCGCACCTGGCGGACCGGATGAGCGAGGCCGACTTCCTCTGGCGGACGACGTTCTCCGACCTGTTCATGCCGTTCGCGGGCGTCCCCGGCCGCACCACGCTCCCCGGCGGGACGATCGCCGAGGACCTCGACCTGCTGGACAAGCTGAGCGACGAACAGTTCGTGGAAGCGGCCCTGGAGTTCACCTGCGCCCTGTCGTACGGCGCGCCGGGACCGATGCTCCTCGGCGACCCCGAGCTGCGCAGGCGGGCCCTTGAGCTGGCGGCTGCGCGCGGGCCCCGCCAGGTCCGCTTCAGTCAGCGGCTGCTGACCGACCCGCCGCGCATCCGGGCCTGGTTCCGCCAGTTCGTGGAGGACTGCGACGAGTCGTTCTACGCCGAGACCTGGGCCCGTATGGGCCACCAGCTCGCGGCGGACGCCCGCCACAAGACGGAGCTGCTGCGCCGCAGGGGGATGGCGGAGGCGCTCGCCGCGGTGTCCCCGGCCGCCATGGTCGACGCGGGCGGGACCCGCATCACGGTCGACAAGCTCGGCGACGGCCGGACGAGCACGGGTGACGGCGGGCTGCTGCTCGTCCCGACCAGCATGGGCTGGCCGCATCTGAGCGTGCTGCACCGGTACGGCTGGCAGCCGGTGCTGCACTATCCGGTCGGCTCACCCGAGCTGGCGTCCCCGCCGTCGGTCGAGCAGTTGGCGCTGCGGATGACGGCGCTCTCCCACCCGGTGCGGATGCGGATCTGCCGGCATCTGGCGCGCAGCGCGTACACCACGAGCGAGCTGGCGCGGGCGCACGGCATGACCGCCCCCGAGATATCCCGGCACCTGGGCGTGCTGAAGAAGGCGGGCCTGCTGACCACCCGCCGCCGCGGCCGGTACGTCCTGCACCAGCTGGATGTGACGGTGGTGGCGAGGCTGGGCAGCGACTTCCTCGAGGGCATCCTGCGCTGA
- a CDS encoding threonine aldolase family protein, with protein MSDRPESPSSTASPDGPANPGSPAGPDSPERNEDVTLDEERRRRRARRVRAHRAAERVLARPGHLDTLRERLAPLVDGSIGNGTGAKPAGAVYDLDERVDVYGNGVVAALEERVARLLGTEAAAFFPSGTMAQQVALRCWAGRTGNPAVALHALSHPAVHERDALSQVSGLRPVRLTAEPRLPTAAEVRAFPEPFGTLMLELPLRDAGFVLPTWRELTELVGAARERDAVVHFDGARLWETTVHFGRPLAEIADLADSVYVSFYKSLDGFGGAALAGPASLVEEARTWRHRYGGQIFQQFPTALSALAGLDRELPRLPGYVAQARLVAEALREGLAAAGVPWSRVHPERPHTHEFQVWLPYDADVLAEAAIAQAAETGTLLFDGHWDARGPGLAVTEVGVRGEGLEWSDQDVRAAVADFVARLTGEAGARRG; from the coding sequence ATGAGCGACCGACCGGAGTCCCCGAGCAGCACTGCCAGCCCTGACGGCCCTGCCAATCCTGGCAGTCCTGCCGGCCCAGACAGCCCCGAGAGGAACGAGGACGTCACCCTCGACGAGGAGCGGCGGCGGCGCCGCGCGCGGCGGGTGCGCGCGCACCGGGCGGCCGAGCGCGTCCTCGCGCGCCCCGGCCATCTGGACACCCTCCGCGAACGCCTCGCCCCGCTGGTGGACGGCAGCATCGGGAACGGGACCGGCGCAAAGCCTGCGGGCGCCGTGTACGACCTCGACGAGCGGGTCGACGTCTACGGCAACGGCGTCGTCGCGGCCCTGGAGGAGCGGGTGGCCCGGCTGCTCGGCACGGAGGCCGCCGCGTTCTTCCCGTCCGGCACGATGGCGCAGCAGGTGGCGCTGCGCTGCTGGGCGGGCAGGACCGGGAACCCGGCGGTCGCCCTGCACGCGCTGTCGCACCCCGCGGTGCACGAGCGCGACGCGCTCAGCCAGGTCAGCGGGTTGCGCCCGGTACGGCTCACGGCCGAGCCGCGGCTGCCGACGGCGGCGGAGGTGCGCGCGTTCCCCGAGCCGTTCGGGACGCTGATGCTGGAGCTGCCGCTGCGGGACGCCGGTTTCGTGCTGCCGACCTGGCGGGAGCTGACCGAGCTGGTCGGGGCGGCCAGGGAGCGGGACGCGGTGGTGCACTTCGACGGCGCGCGGCTGTGGGAGACGACCGTCCACTTCGGGCGCCCGCTGGCCGAGATCGCGGACCTCGCGGACAGCGTGTACGTGTCGTTCTACAAGTCCCTCGACGGCTTCGGGGGCGCCGCCCTCGCGGGTCCCGCGTCGCTCGTCGAGGAGGCGAGGACCTGGCGCCACCGGTACGGCGGCCAGATCTTCCAGCAGTTCCCGACCGCGCTGTCGGCGCTGGCCGGGCTCGATCGTGAGCTGCCCAGGCTGCCCGGGTACGTGGCGCAGGCGCGGCTGGTCGCCGAGGCGCTGCGGGAGGGGCTGGCGGCGGCCGGGGTGCCGTGGTCGCGGGTGCACCCCGAGCGCCCGCACACGCACGAGTTCCAGGTCTGGCTGCCGTACGACGCCGACGTGCTCGCGGAGGCGGCCATCGCGCAGGCCGCGGAGACGGGGACGCTGCTGTTCGACGGCCACTGGGACGCGCGGGGTCCTGGGCTCGCCGTCACGGAGGTCGGGGTGCGCGGCGAGGGCCTGGAGTGGAGCGACCAGGACGTGCGGGCGGCCGTCGCGGACTTCGTGGCCCGGCTCACCGGGGAGGCCGGCGCGCGGCGCGGGTGA
- a CDS encoding Rossmann-like and DUF2520 domain-containing protein, giving the protein MSTVQPPDPRDRPARLTVGVVGAGRVGPALAASLQLAGHRPVAVSGVSDASRRRAAHLLPGVPLVPPAEVLGRADLVLLTVPDDALPALVEGLAETGAVRPGQLLVHTSGRYGAKILEPALRAGALPLALHPAMTFTGTPVDVQRLAGCSFGVTAPEELRLAAEALVVEMGGEPEWIAEEHRPLYHAALALGANHLVTLVAQSMELLREAGVDAPARMLGPLLGAALDNALRSGDAALTGPVARGDAGTVAAHISELRAHAPQTVAGYLAMARATADRALAHGMLKPELAEDLLGVLADGSDKDRGTGAEGDNR; this is encoded by the coding sequence GTGAGTACAGTCCAACCACCAGATCCCCGGGACCGCCCCGCGCGGCTCACCGTCGGCGTCGTCGGCGCCGGCCGGGTGGGCCCCGCGCTCGCCGCGTCCCTCCAGCTCGCCGGGCACCGCCCGGTCGCCGTCTCCGGAGTCTCCGACGCCTCCAGGCGCCGCGCCGCGCACCTGCTGCCCGGCGTGCCCCTGGTACCGCCCGCCGAGGTCCTCGGACGGGCCGACCTGGTCCTGCTCACCGTCCCCGACGACGCGCTGCCCGCGCTCGTCGAGGGCCTCGCCGAGACCGGCGCCGTCCGCCCCGGCCAGCTCCTCGTGCACACCTCAGGGCGGTACGGCGCGAAGATCCTGGAGCCCGCCCTGCGCGCGGGCGCCCTGCCGCTCGCCCTGCACCCCGCGATGACGTTCACCGGCACCCCCGTCGACGTCCAGCGGCTGGCGGGCTGCTCCTTCGGCGTCACCGCCCCCGAGGAGCTGCGCCTCGCCGCCGAGGCCCTGGTGGTCGAGATGGGCGGCGAGCCCGAGTGGATCGCCGAGGAGCACCGCCCGCTCTACCACGCGGCCCTCGCGCTCGGCGCCAACCACCTGGTCACGCTGGTCGCCCAGTCCATGGAGCTGCTGCGCGAGGCCGGCGTCGACGCCCCCGCCCGGATGCTCGGACCGCTGCTCGGCGCCGCCCTGGACAACGCCCTGCGCTCCGGTGACGCGGCGCTCACCGGGCCCGTCGCGCGCGGCGACGCCGGCACGGTCGCCGCGCACATCTCCGAGCTGCGCGCGCACGCCCCGCAGACCGTCGCCGGGTACCTGGCGATGGCCCGCGCCACCGCCGACCGCGCGCTCGCCCACGGCATGCTCAAGCCGGAGCTGGCCGAGGACCTCCTCGGCGTGCTCGCCGACGGCAGCGACAAGGACCGCGGGACCGGCGCCGAGGGAGACAACCGATGA